Proteins encoded in a region of the Puniceibacterium sp. IMCC21224 genome:
- a CDS encoding DUF4258 domain-containing protein — MADAVTMPFRLTRHAERRANQRGINRETIETLLAFGAAQQAHGAEKVFMNRAARTKAKKELGRAKYAQIERDLDAYLVVDGETIVTVGHRTRAIRT; from the coding sequence ATGGCAGACGCGGTGACAATGCCCTTCCGCCTCACCCGCCATGCAGAAAGGCGCGCCAACCAGCGTGGGATAAATCGAGAAACGATTGAAACCTTGCTTGCCTTCGGCGCGGCCCAACAGGCGCATGGGGCGGAGAAGGTCTTCATGAACCGCGCCGCTCGAACGAAGGCAAAGAAAGAACTCGGGCGGGCCAAATATGCCCAGATCGAACGGGATCTTGACGCCTACCTCGTTGTCGATGGGGAGACCATCGTCACCGTCGGTCATCGCACGCGAGCGATCCGGACGTAG